In the Deltaproteobacteria bacterium genome, GCCTCGGACGATCTCGGCGATGTAGGCGGCCTCGAACAGCGACAAGGTGATAACGGCCGCCAGGAATGCCTGGGCCTGTTCGGGCGGGGCAAAGAATAAGGTCAGCATGGCCCGGCCGGTCTCGGAGCTCGGGTTCAGCAAACGGTCCAGGCCCAGAAGGGGCAGAATCTGGTCGCTTAGGATGAAATAGAAGATGAAGACCAGGACCAGGGGGGGGACATTGCGCACTCCCTCCACATAGGTGGCGGCCAGAAGGCGTTTGGCCAGCCCTCGGCCCGATCGGGCCAGACCGACAATGGTGCCCAGGATCAAGGCCAGGGTCATGGACCACAGGCTCAGGCGGATAGTGGTCACAAAGCCCATTCCCAGAAGGCCCAGCCCCCAGGCCCCGGTTTCGGGGTTTTGGCGAATCAGATAGCCGGGGATTGCCGACCAGTCCCAGTCGTGGTCCAGGGCG is a window encoding:
- a CDS encoding amino acid ABC transporter permease; its protein translation is MRRKKVRFTNVDLTLVLLLFLAGGWLIWRAHVALDHDWDWSAIPGYLIRQNPETGAWGLGLLGMGFVTTIRLSLWSMTLALILGTIVGLARSGRGLAKRLLAATYVEGVRNVPPLVLVFIFYFILSDQILPLLGLDRLLNPSSETGRAMLTLFFAPPEQAQAFLAAVITLSLFEAAYIAEIVRGGIQSVDRGQWEASAALGMGPLRQMTLIVLPQAVPRILPPLAGQFVSTIKDSAIVSVISIRDLTFQGTEIMAATFLTFEVWLTVTALY